Proteins encoded by one window of Actinocorallia herbida:
- a CDS encoding LysR family transcriptional regulator, producing MDIQHVRSFVAVAEELHFGRAAERLHITPSPLSRHIRDLEKELGTDLFDRRYHQVELTAFGRRFLEPARQLLERFEALRRLGPALAPPLPEPLRIGATPLAPPQVLDLVLETAHEVDSESEPEITLEPSAVLLRLLADRKLDLAVVHLPLGDARLASIRLAEYRFGIALRNDDELARRPTLKIEDVAERRILVGSSKVQPLAMAEFRRHLVEAGATRLRELPHSDVVQLAALVGRSRDVTVVSMSSLSRRIFDSTRVALVPLDEPALRLEVGVAWAPPADGAEAAGSVVERIVSALGSPENRPPLAL from the coding sequence ATGGACATCCAGCACGTGCGCTCCTTCGTGGCCGTGGCCGAGGAGCTGCACTTCGGCAGGGCGGCGGAGCGGCTCCACATCACGCCCTCGCCGCTCAGCCGCCACATCCGCGACCTGGAGAAGGAACTCGGCACCGATCTCTTCGACCGCCGCTACCACCAGGTGGAACTCACCGCGTTCGGACGGCGGTTCCTCGAACCGGCCCGTCAGCTGCTGGAGCGCTTCGAGGCCCTGCGGCGCCTCGGCCCCGCCCTGGCACCTCCGCTCCCCGAGCCGCTCCGGATCGGTGCGACGCCGCTGGCGCCGCCCCAGGTCCTGGACCTGGTCCTGGAGACGGCACACGAGGTCGACTCAGAGTCGGAGCCCGAGATCACCCTGGAGCCCTCGGCCGTGCTGCTCCGCCTGCTGGCGGACCGCAAGCTCGACCTGGCCGTGGTGCACCTCCCCCTTGGCGACGCCCGCCTGGCCTCGATCCGGCTGGCCGAGTACCGCTTCGGCATCGCCCTGCGCAACGATGACGAGCTCGCCCGACGTCCGACCCTCAAGATCGAGGACGTCGCCGAGCGCCGGATCCTGGTGGGCTCCTCCAAGGTCCAGCCGCTCGCCATGGCGGAGTTCCGCCGCCACCTGGTCGAGGCCGGAGCCACGCGGCTCCGGGAGCTCCCGCACAGCGACGTGGTCCAGCTCGCCGCCCTCGTCGGTCGCTCCCGTGATGTCACGGTGGTCTCGATGAGCTCGCTGAGCCGGCGGATCTTCGACAGCACGCGCGTCGCGCTGGTCCCCCTCGACGAGCCCGCGCTGCGGCTCGAGGTGGGCGTCGCATGGGCGCCGCCGGCGGACGGCGCCGAGGCGGCCGGCTCCGTCGTCGAGAGGATCGTCTCCGCTCTCGGCTCCCCGGAGAACCGGCCGCCGCTGGCACTCTGA
- the larE gene encoding ATP-dependent sacrificial sulfur transferase LarE codes for MNALTHGEDFPQEDLRRRIDRLAGLLLDADSLLVAFSGGADSAFLLAAAVRTLGAGRVAAATAVSPSLPAEELEDARRFAADLGVRHFAPRTQELRRPGYVRNDTDRCFHCKAELLDVLTPLAGELGLAAVATGTNADDALDPFRPGIRAAAARGAVTPLRDAGLTKAQVRAASGEWGLRTADKPAAACLSSRVAYGLPITPARLSRVGAAERSLRQALAEAGVPVRNLRVRDLGDIARVEVDAERIQAVEAAGVLRAVTGFEHVELDRRGFRSGSLNEGRTAVEAG; via the coding sequence ATGAACGCACTCACCCATGGCGAAGACTTCCCGCAGGAGGATCTCCGGCGTCGCATCGACCGGCTCGCCGGGCTTCTGCTGGACGCGGACTCGCTGCTGGTCGCGTTCTCCGGGGGCGCCGATTCGGCCTTCCTGCTGGCGGCGGCCGTGCGCACGCTCGGTGCGGGGCGGGTGGCCGCGGCGACCGCCGTGAGCCCCTCGCTTCCGGCCGAAGAGCTGGAAGACGCCCGGCGGTTCGCCGCGGACCTGGGAGTCCGGCATTTCGCCCCGCGCACCCAGGAACTCAGGCGTCCCGGATACGTGCGCAATGACACGGACAGATGCTTTCACTGCAAGGCCGAACTGCTGGACGTCCTCACGCCGCTCGCCGGGGAACTCGGGCTCGCCGCCGTGGCGACGGGAACGAACGCCGATGACGCGCTGGACCCGTTCCGGCCGGGGATCCGTGCCGCCGCCGCTCGCGGGGCGGTGACCCCCCTGCGTGATGCCGGGCTGACCAAGGCCCAGGTCCGCGCGGCTTCCGGGGAGTGGGGCCTCAGGACCGCGGACAAGCCGGCCGCCGCCTGCCTGTCCAGCCGTGTCGCCTACGGCCTCCCGATCACGCCCGCGAGGCTGTCGAGGGTGGGCGCCGCCGAGCGATCGTTGCGCCAGGCCTTGGCGGAGGCGGGCGTTCCCGTCCGCAACCTGCGGGTCCGCGATCTCGGCGACATCGCCCGGGTCGAGGTCGACGCGGAACGGATCCAGGCCGTGGAGGCAGCCGGCGTCCTGCGCGCCGTCACCGGCTTCGAGCACGTCGAGCTGGACCGGCGGGGGTTCCGCAGCGGTTCCCTCAACGAGGGTCGGACCGCGGTGGAGGCGGGATGA
- a CDS encoding aldehyde dehydrogenase family protein has protein sequence MTVDHTAAPTSADVSEVELVALLDAQRSAFLEEGPPSVRVRLDRVDRLVRAVLTHADDLVAALNADFGNRPEAASLSADILGFLPSVSEIRRDLEEWAADEPVPGSAERGTPTFVQKRPKGVVGVIGPWNFPIALVVQPALEALAAGNRVMIKFSDVPARTAAVFARAVAEHLAPEEVTVVEGGLRTAVAFSSLAFDHLFFTGSPAVGRRVAAAAGANLVPVTLELGGKNPVVVASDADVDTAAERIAASRMMNGGQLCLCPDYVFVPRSAVDDFVAAYQRHMARYFPTYRDNPEVTTIVNDANYARVAHLIDDAVARGARAVTAVSDTGRDSAGRRIPPTLLLGVTDDMEVAHEEVFGPVISVLPYDDPREAIAYVNARPHPLAAYWYGEDTPEFREFLRLTTSGGVTRNDMALHFGVEGVPFGGVGQSGMGAYHGRAGFETFTHRRAVTANALGFGVAPRSVPPFSGAAVAAMKERIAAALDG, from the coding sequence ATGACCGTAGATCACACAGCCGCCCCGACGTCCGCGGACGTCTCCGAAGTAGAGCTCGTCGCGCTGCTGGACGCGCAGCGGTCGGCCTTCCTCGAGGAGGGGCCGCCGAGCGTACGGGTCCGCCTCGACCGCGTCGACCGGCTGGTACGGGCGGTGCTGACCCACGCCGACGACCTCGTCGCGGCGCTGAACGCGGACTTCGGCAACCGGCCTGAGGCGGCCAGCCTCAGCGCCGACATCCTCGGCTTCCTGCCGTCGGTCTCCGAGATCCGCCGGGACCTGGAGGAGTGGGCGGCGGACGAGCCGGTCCCGGGCTCCGCGGAGCGGGGGACCCCCACCTTCGTCCAGAAGCGTCCCAAGGGCGTCGTGGGGGTGATCGGGCCGTGGAACTTCCCGATCGCGCTCGTGGTGCAGCCCGCTCTCGAGGCGCTAGCCGCGGGCAACCGGGTGATGATCAAGTTCTCTGACGTCCCCGCCCGCACCGCCGCGGTGTTCGCGCGGGCCGTCGCCGAACATCTCGCTCCCGAGGAGGTCACCGTCGTCGAAGGCGGCCTGCGCACCGCGGTCGCCTTCTCCTCGCTCGCGTTCGACCACCTGTTCTTCACCGGCTCGCCGGCGGTCGGCAGGCGCGTCGCGGCCGCCGCCGGGGCTAACCTCGTCCCGGTCACCCTCGAACTGGGCGGGAAGAACCCGGTCGTCGTCGCGTCGGATGCCGATGTCGACACCGCCGCGGAGCGGATCGCGGCGAGCCGGATGATGAACGGCGGGCAGCTGTGCCTATGCCCGGACTACGTGTTCGTCCCGCGGTCCGCGGTGGACGACTTCGTCGCCGCGTACCAAAGGCATATGGCTCGCTATTTCCCGACCTACCGCGACAATCCCGAGGTCACGACGATCGTCAACGACGCCAACTACGCGCGCGTCGCGCACCTCATCGACGACGCGGTCGCCCGAGGGGCGCGGGCCGTCACGGCGGTCTCCGACACCGGCCGCGACAGTGCGGGCAGGCGGATTCCGCCCACGCTGCTCCTCGGCGTGACCGACGACATGGAGGTGGCGCACGAGGAGGTCTTCGGGCCCGTCATCTCGGTGCTGCCCTACGACGACCCGCGCGAAGCGATCGCCTACGTCAACGCCCGTCCGCATCCGCTGGCGGCCTACTGGTACGGCGAGGACACGCCGGAGTTCCGCGAGTTCCTGCGCCTGACGACCTCGGGTGGAGTGACCCGCAACGACATGGCGCTGCACTTTGGGGTCGAAGGAGTCCCCTTCGGAGGCGTCGGCCAGAGCGGGATGGGCGCCTACCACGGCAGGGCGGGGTTCGAGACGTTCACCCACCGGCGCGCCGTCACAGCCAACGCCCTCGGGTTCGGCGTGGCGCCGAGGAGCGTGCCGCCCTTCAGCGGCGCGGCGGTCGCGGCGATGAAGGAGAGGATCGCCGCGGCGCTGGACGGCTGA
- a CDS encoding molybdopterin-binding protein translates to MSASYDLLDKKELRITDVHLDGADLSELADAAAEVLDMAREEVLVTDYLDRVLTFDILRPTLYPHQLLDRQDALLTRLGSISGVRLGENARVASNGILGWIAADGRMEETLRSAERIAEQIAARVSRRAVIFSTGGEVVAGEIRDTNRETITGFLEASGFLPEFGGALRDDTVLIAGAIRAAVHRGHGLVVTTGGVGAEDKDRTVDAALLLDPEAATPYLCHFEPGHGRHVRDGVRIAVAEYEGSRIVCLPGPNDEVRAAMEVLIPGLDRGWPAPRLAEAIAERLRGILRTRMSMKKEHDHR, encoded by the coding sequence GTGAGCGCCTCCTACGACCTTCTGGACAAGAAGGAGCTGCGGATCACCGACGTCCACCTCGACGGCGCCGACCTGTCAGAGCTGGCCGACGCCGCCGCCGAGGTCCTCGACATGGCGCGGGAGGAGGTCCTGGTCACCGACTACCTGGACCGGGTGCTGACATTCGATATCCTGCGGCCGACCCTCTACCCGCATCAGCTCCTCGACCGGCAGGACGCGCTGCTGACCCGGCTCGGCTCGATCAGCGGGGTGCGCCTAGGCGAGAACGCGCGCGTCGCGTCCAACGGGATCCTCGGCTGGATAGCGGCCGACGGCCGGATGGAGGAGACCCTCCGGTCCGCCGAACGGATCGCCGAGCAGATCGCGGCCAGGGTCAGCCGCCGAGCCGTCATCTTCTCCACCGGCGGCGAGGTCGTCGCCGGTGAGATCCGCGACACCAACAGGGAGACGATCACCGGATTTCTGGAGGCCTCCGGCTTCCTGCCGGAGTTCGGCGGCGCGCTGCGCGACGACACCGTCCTCATCGCGGGCGCGATCAGGGCGGCCGTCCACCGGGGCCACGGGCTCGTGGTGACCACGGGAGGGGTCGGCGCGGAGGACAAGGACCGCACCGTCGACGCGGCCCTGCTCCTCGACCCGGAGGCGGCGACTCCCTACCTGTGCCACTTCGAGCCCGGCCACGGCCGTCACGTCCGCGACGGGGTCCGCATCGCGGTCGCGGAGTACGAGGGCAGCCGCATCGTCTGCCTTCCCGGCCCGAACGACGAGGTCCGGGCCGCCATGGAGGTCCTGATCCCGGGCCTGGACCGCGGCTGGCCCGCACCGCGGCTCGCCGAAGCCATCGCCGAGAGGCTCCGCGGCATCCTCCGCACCCGGATGTCCATGAAGAAGGAGCACGACCACAGATGA
- a CDS encoding acyl-CoA thioesterase codes for MTEAIDRLVAMLDLKPVDRDVYSGESPADPVQRLYGGQVVAQALRAASGTVPSDRLPHSLHGYFLSPGRPLVSVTYRVDRIRDGRSFSHRRVTACQEDRELFTTSVSFHVPEVGFAHEDPLPDVQGPEALVPLEEELRDRLGDAVPPLSRSEAFDLRYTEPLRWSPQDVEPLPGRSRLWIRARGVLPDDEVLHRCLFAYVSDLASLDAVRRPHTPLWGPTRFTVTSLDHSLWFHRSVRVDEWLLIDQHSPVAGEGRGLASSKVFTADGTVVAGIAQEGLFR; via the coding sequence ATGACGGAGGCGATCGATCGACTCGTCGCGATGCTGGACCTGAAGCCGGTGGACCGCGACGTCTACAGCGGTGAGAGCCCGGCTGACCCGGTGCAGCGGCTCTACGGCGGACAGGTCGTGGCCCAGGCGTTGCGCGCGGCATCGGGCACGGTGCCCTCCGACCGCCTTCCCCATTCGCTCCACGGCTACTTCCTGAGTCCGGGTCGCCCGCTCGTCTCGGTGACCTACCGGGTGGATCGGATCCGGGACGGGCGGTCCTTCTCGCACCGGAGAGTGACCGCCTGCCAGGAGGATCGTGAACTGTTCACGACGAGCGTCTCGTTCCACGTACCGGAGGTTGGCTTCGCGCACGAAGACCCTCTTCCGGACGTGCAGGGACCGGAAGCCCTGGTTCCGCTGGAGGAGGAGCTGCGCGATCGGCTCGGGGACGCCGTGCCGCCGCTGTCGCGTTCTGAGGCCTTCGATCTCAGGTACACTGAGCCGCTGCGGTGGTCGCCTCAGGACGTCGAGCCGCTGCCCGGCCGTAGCAGGCTGTGGATCAGGGCGAGAGGAGTGCTTCCCGACGACGAGGTCCTGCACCGATGCCTGTTCGCCTATGTCAGCGACCTGGCCTCGCTGGACGCCGTCCGCCGTCCGCACACGCCGCTCTGGGGGCCGACCAGGTTCACGGTGACGAGCCTCGACCACTCCCTCTGGTTCCACCGGTCCGTGCGCGTCGATGAGTGGCTGCTGATAGACCAGCACTCACCGGTGGCGGGAGAGGGTCGCGGGCTGGCCTCCAGCAAGGTGTTCACTGCCGACGGAACCGTCGTGGCCGGTATCGCCCAGGAGGGACTGTTCCGCTAA
- a CDS encoding TetR/AcrR family transcriptional regulator, whose translation MHQAVLDVIAEHGLGAVTMAECTRRAGVTGAAPYRHFNGLDDLLLSTAHSSYENWNARRGQRSIDLDRPQDALNDLIVDFFDFARDEPGAFLLIFDSGLQRHSALIDRWSREGYDQFVQIISAISGAPVEECHIPALGVIAVVFGHAKMALAGFSRVSVEKAAELSIAAIELLLDGFGRRYR comes from the coding sequence ATGCACCAGGCCGTGCTCGACGTGATCGCCGAGCACGGGCTCGGCGCGGTGACGATGGCGGAGTGCACTCGGAGGGCCGGAGTGACCGGCGCGGCCCCTTACCGGCACTTCAACGGTCTCGACGACCTGCTGCTCTCGACGGCGCATTCGAGCTACGAGAACTGGAACGCACGCCGAGGGCAGCGCTCGATCGACCTGGACCGGCCACAAGACGCGCTGAACGACCTGATCGTGGACTTCTTCGACTTCGCCAGAGACGAGCCCGGCGCTTTCCTGCTCATCTTCGACAGCGGGTTGCAGCGCCACTCAGCGCTGATCGATCGATGGAGCCGCGAGGGATACGACCAGTTCGTGCAGATCATCTCCGCGATCAGCGGAGCGCCCGTCGAGGAGTGTCACATTCCGGCGCTCGGCGTCATCGCGGTCGTCTTCGGCCACGCCAAGATGGCGCTGGCGGGGTTCTCCCGGGTCTCCGTCGAGAAGGCGGCCGAGCTGTCCATCGCCGCGATCGAGCTGCTCCTGGACGGATTCGGGAGGCGGTACCGATGA
- a CDS encoding 4Fe-4S dicluster domain-containing protein, which produces MKIVRQEIKIVDANCTGCYRCERACPTAAITMVGPRKEEIAVVDNDKCIACFRCVDVCDDDAMLIAEREVPRKVRTSPRSVDPAELNALCEAAGLDPDQMACLCSSTKVKELAAAALNGASTFEELALATGAASGCLLYCGVPMRRVLRARTGDEVDPSGSKVRRYDSAQILLDIDEAAADAYPLFALRREQAAARAKRQSSGASPEGAARSGEARSTP; this is translated from the coding sequence ATGAAAATCGTCAGGCAAGAGATCAAGATCGTCGATGCCAACTGCACCGGCTGCTACCGCTGCGAACGCGCCTGTCCGACCGCGGCCATCACCATGGTTGGTCCGCGCAAGGAAGAGATCGCGGTCGTCGACAACGACAAGTGCATCGCCTGTTTCCGCTGCGTCGACGTGTGCGACGACGACGCCATGCTGATCGCCGAGCGCGAGGTGCCGCGCAAGGTGCGCACGAGCCCCAGATCCGTGGATCCGGCCGAGCTGAACGCCCTCTGCGAGGCAGCCGGCCTGGACCCTGACCAGATGGCGTGCCTCTGCAGCTCGACCAAGGTCAAGGAACTCGCCGCCGCGGCGCTGAACGGCGCCTCGACCTTTGAGGAACTGGCCCTGGCGACCGGGGCGGCCTCCGGCTGCCTGCTCTACTGCGGTGTCCCCATGCGCAGGGTGCTGCGTGCCCGCACCGGCGACGAGGTGGACCCGAGCGGATCCAAGGTGCGGCGGTACGACTCCGCGCAGATCCTGCTCGACATCGACGAGGCGGCGGCCGACGCCTACCCCCTGTTCGCCCTGCGCCGCGAGCAGGCCGCGGCCCGCGCCAAACGGCAATCCTCCGGAGCGTCCCCTGAAGGGGCGGCCCGGAGCGGAGAAGCGAGGAGCACCCCGTGA
- the larC gene encoding nickel pincer cofactor biosynthesis protein LarC — translation MSVGRTAWLDATGGISGDMLLGACVDAGLKPAFLEHVVEALRLPEKITIRARETRRAGMRATQVSVGTEDGRHERRLSDLLEILARADLDEETRARSGEVFSALAVAEGRVHGLPADQVHFHEVGALDTLVDVVGTVAGLRELGVDRLYCSPIGLGGGRAATEHGVIPIPGPAVLELLRSAGAPCSGGPVESELATPTGVALAVTLAHSFGPMPVMAPQFTGVGAGGRDHAGHPNVTRLIIGAEPGPQGPAGQHGGGVLLEANVDDQDPRLWPPTLAALLDAGAADAWLTPILMKKGRPAHTLSILCEESRTPAVLRVLFTHTTTIGVRRHVVAKTALAREEVRLSVLGGQVRAKIASLEGEVVNVSVEYEDVVATARTTGLPPKQVLDLARAECADLYPGCPA, via the coding sequence ATGAGCGTGGGAAGGACCGCCTGGCTCGATGCCACCGGCGGCATCAGCGGCGATATGCTCCTGGGCGCCTGCGTCGACGCTGGCCTGAAGCCCGCCTTCCTCGAACACGTGGTGGAGGCGTTGCGGCTACCCGAAAAGATCACGATCCGAGCGCGGGAGACGCGACGGGCGGGAATGCGCGCCACCCAGGTCAGCGTGGGCACCGAGGACGGGCGGCATGAACGCAGGCTGAGCGACCTTCTCGAGATCCTCGCTCGCGCGGACCTTGACGAGGAGACGCGCGCTCGGTCCGGTGAGGTGTTCTCGGCCCTCGCGGTCGCGGAAGGCCGCGTGCACGGCCTGCCCGCAGACCAGGTGCACTTCCACGAGGTGGGCGCCCTCGACACGCTCGTCGATGTCGTGGGCACGGTCGCCGGGCTGCGGGAACTCGGTGTCGACCGGCTGTACTGCAGCCCGATCGGTCTCGGCGGCGGCCGTGCCGCCACCGAGCACGGCGTGATCCCCATACCGGGGCCGGCGGTGCTGGAGCTGCTCCGCTCGGCGGGCGCCCCCTGCTCCGGCGGTCCGGTCGAGTCGGAGCTGGCGACTCCGACCGGTGTCGCCCTCGCAGTCACCCTCGCGCACTCCTTCGGGCCCATGCCCGTGATGGCCCCTCAGTTCACCGGGGTGGGCGCCGGTGGCCGCGACCACGCGGGCCACCCGAACGTGACCCGCCTCATCATCGGCGCGGAGCCCGGTCCGCAGGGCCCCGCCGGTCAGCACGGCGGAGGCGTGCTGCTGGAGGCCAACGTCGACGACCAGGACCCGCGGCTGTGGCCGCCGACGCTCGCGGCGCTCCTGGACGCCGGTGCCGCGGACGCCTGGCTGACCCCGATCCTGATGAAGAAGGGGCGGCCCGCGCACACCCTCTCGATCCTCTGCGAAGAGAGTCGTACCCCTGCGGTTCTGAGGGTCCTCTTCACGCACACCACCACGATCGGCGTGCGCCGACACGTGGTCGCCAAGACCGCCCTCGCGCGCGAGGAGGTCCGTCTCTCGGTCCTCGGCGGGCAGGTACGAGCGAAGATCGCCTCGCTGGAGGGCGAGGTCGTCAACGTTTCGGTGGAGTACGAGGACGTCGTGGCCACCGCCCGGACCACCGGGCTGCCGCCCAAGCAGGTCCTGGACCTCGCGCGAGCCGAGTGCGCGGATCTTTATCCCGGGTGTCCTGCCTGA
- the larB gene encoding nickel pincer cofactor biosynthesis protein LarB, whose product MSPATEEEFVQLRLDHHRGVRTGVAEAVYAPGKTPGQCAEAVHGLLHGPGTGPVILTRADREQAEATLSRNPGGMSVQTGPDTAVLTWRTSPARAERVPVLTAGTADLPTARECEAVLSAYGVRPDLVCDVGVAGLHRILAEADRLRDADLVLVAAGMEGALASVVAGMTDAPVIAIPTSPGYGASLEGVTALLAMHASCSPGITVVGIDNGFGAACAAVRILNLGARTRGTTETITGSGT is encoded by the coding sequence ATGAGCCCTGCCACGGAGGAGGAGTTCGTCCAGCTCCGGCTGGATCATCATCGGGGTGTCCGGACCGGGGTGGCGGAAGCGGTGTACGCGCCGGGAAAGACCCCCGGTCAGTGCGCCGAGGCCGTGCACGGCCTGCTGCACGGACCGGGTACGGGGCCGGTGATCCTCACCCGGGCCGACCGGGAACAGGCGGAGGCCACACTGAGCCGGAATCCGGGTGGGATGTCGGTGCAGACCGGACCCGACACCGCCGTGCTCACCTGGCGGACGTCTCCCGCCCGCGCAGAACGGGTCCCCGTGCTCACGGCGGGCACAGCCGATCTGCCGACGGCCCGAGAGTGCGAGGCCGTGCTGTCGGCCTACGGGGTCCGTCCCGATCTCGTCTGCGACGTTGGAGTGGCCGGCCTGCACCGGATCCTCGCCGAGGCCGACCGGTTGCGCGACGCCGACCTCGTCCTGGTCGCTGCGGGAATGGAGGGAGCCCTCGCCAGTGTGGTGGCCGGGATGACCGACGCCCCCGTGATCGCGATCCCCACCAGCCCCGGCTACGGGGCCTCCCTGGAAGGCGTGACCGCGCTGCTCGCCATGCACGCCTCCTGCAGCCCGGGGATCACCGTGGTCGGCATCGACAACGGATTCGGAGCGGCGTGCGCGGCGGTGCGCATCCTCAATCTCGGTGCCAGAACCCGCGGCACGACCGAGACCATCACCGGGAGCGGAACATGA
- a CDS encoding nicotinate-nucleotide pyrophosphorylase, with protein sequence MTAPPRFRNLTQELLQDIPGTHRALVTATEPGIAAGLGRLDQDLGETAAGRWRVLVEEGESIPSGGALVEIVGTAAELAAAEDRVLGPLGYAGGVARRCAELRRACPDGLRIACGGWKKLPAPLKPLLREGLAAGGVTPRLVDGDFVYVDKNVVGLLGGPKAAVHSAVLLDHGPVAVQVASVAEALDAACAGAGIVMVDTGELRMLADVHHALTEAGLRGDLVLAFAGGVTSGMLGDVRSAGAEVVDLGRAILDAPLWDLHLQILDFKEEHPQ encoded by the coding sequence ATGACCGCCCCTCCGCGTTTCCGCAACCTGACGCAGGAACTGCTCCAGGACATTCCGGGTACCCACCGCGCGCTGGTAACGGCCACCGAGCCCGGCATCGCCGCCGGACTCGGCCGGCTCGACCAGGACCTCGGCGAAACGGCCGCAGGGCGATGGCGGGTGCTGGTGGAGGAAGGCGAGTCCATTCCCTCCGGCGGAGCCCTGGTGGAGATCGTCGGGACGGCCGCCGAACTCGCCGCCGCGGAGGACCGGGTGCTCGGTCCCCTGGGCTACGCGGGTGGTGTCGCACGGCGCTGCGCCGAGCTGAGGCGGGCGTGCCCGGACGGCCTCCGCATAGCGTGCGGCGGCTGGAAGAAGCTTCCCGCGCCGCTCAAGCCCCTGCTGCGCGAGGGCCTCGCCGCGGGCGGCGTGACCCCCCGGCTCGTGGACGGCGACTTCGTCTACGTCGACAAGAACGTCGTCGGCCTGCTCGGCGGCCCGAAGGCCGCGGTGCACTCGGCGGTCCTCCTGGACCACGGTCCGGTCGCGGTCCAGGTCGCCTCGGTGGCCGAGGCCTTGGACGCCGCCTGTGCCGGGGCCGGGATCGTCATGGTCGACACCGGCGAGCTGCGAATGCTCGCGGACGTCCACCATGCGCTCACGGAAGCCGGCCTGCGCGGCGACCTCGTTCTGGCCTTCGCCGGAGGAGTCACCTCCGGGATGCTCGGCGACGTCCGATCCGCCGGCGCCGAAGTCGTTGACCTCGGCCGTGCCATCCTCGACGCGCCGTTGTGGGACCTCCACCTGCAGATCTTGGATTTCAAGGAAGAACATCCTCAATAG